The DNA region CGTCCACATCCATAAGCTGCTCCACCAGGGCGAGGTTCCGCGCCGGCAGCACGTAGGTCAGCAGCCGGCTCACGGACTCCACGGCGCTGGCCCCGCAACAGGTCCAGTCCGGAATCTCGGTGAGCTCCGCGTCCAGGACGTCCATCACCTGGCGGACGCTGCGGTCGTACTCCACCGCGCTCTCCAGGAGCGAGCAGCCGGGGTAGTAGGCGTAGTGGTGCGTCATGTCCGTTCCTCCATTTCGTCCACCTTGCGGAAGAGCAGCTCCAGCCTGCCGGCAAAGGCGCGGCTGGGCGGGTGGAGCTTGCCCTTGCCGAGCATCTTCATGCCGATGGGGGTGAACTCCAGGGCGCGCCTCGGGCTGGCCAGGGATGTGAGATAGCTCGACATCAGCGCAGTCTCCTGCACCCGGCCGTAGCGGCGGATATTGCCGGCAAAGGCGCGGTAGAAGGCGGATTTCCTGCGCGATGCGCGGTCGTGCTCCCCGGCCAGGCGCTTGAGCGCGGCCATGGCGCGCGTGGGCTCCACATCGCGCGGGCAGCGCAGCCAGCACGTGTAGCAGGAGGAGCACATCCAGAAGGTCCTGGACTCGAAAATGCGGTCCAGCTGGCCCAACTGCACCAGCCGCCAGAGCTGCCGCGGCGTGAGGTCCATGGCCTGGGCGTTGGGGCAGGAGGCCGTGCACGTGCCGCACTGCATGCAGCGCGAGAGCATTGCCTGGAGCTCACACAGCTCGCTGTCTTGCGGCAGCGGCGTGATGGTGAGGGCCTGGTGTTTCGTCATCTGGCGCATACCGTTCTCCTCAGGCCTGTCAGGCCGGTTCCTCCAGGGCGGCGTCGATCATGGAGAGCACGGGGCCGTCGTGGAATCCCGTGAGCACCGTGGCGCTGTTGGGACACACGGCGGCGCACGAGCCGCAGCCCTGGCAGAGGATTTCGTCCACCTCGATCCGCTCCAGGTCGAGATTCACGCTGCGCGCGCCGTACGGGCAGGCTGTGATGCAGCGCTGGCACAGGGAGCAGAGGCTGTGGCGCACCGTGGCCACCACGGTCTCCCGCGCGATCTTCTCGGCGCTGAGGATGCGTATGGCGCGCTGCGCCGCGGCCTGGGCCGAGACTATGGCCTCGCTCATGGAAGCCGGGGCCCGTCCCAGCCCGCACATGAAGATCCCCTGCTTGAGGAAGTCCACGGGCCGCCACTTGGAGTCGGCCTCCTGGTAGAAGCCGTTTTCATCGATGGCCACGCCGAAGATCTCCAGCAGGTCATCCACCTCGTTGGGCTCCACCCCGCTGGAGAGCACCAGCCTGTCGGGCCGGATCTGGATGGTCTCGCCCAGGATGGGGTCTTTGGCCGTGATCACCGGCGCGTCGTCTTCGAAGCCCACCTCGGGCTTGTGCGCCAGGGTGTAGGGAATGAAAATGGCCCCGGCCTTGCGCGCCTCGGTGTAGTAGTGCTCGCGGAAGCCGTAGCTCATGATGTCGCGGTAGAAGACGTAGATATCGAGGTCCGGGTTCTTGCGCTTGAGGGCCAGAATGTTCTTGAGCGCCTCGCCGCAGCAGACCCGGCTGCAGTAGTTGCGGTCTTCGTCGCGGGAGCGCCAGCATTGGATCATGGCCACGCTGTTCAGCCCCTTCACATCCAGGGTTCCGGTGGCGAGCTGCTCTTCGAGTTCGAGCTGGGAGAGCACGGACTTATGCACGCGGAACCCGTACTCGTAGACGCGGGACTCGTGCCCGCCCGTGGCCAGGATGGTCACGCCGTGGTCCACCACCAGGGTGCCCTCGTCAGAGGTGACGGCGCTTTGGAAGTGGCCGGCCGTGCCGCGGGAGAAGACCACCCGCGCGTCCGTGAGGACCTTGATCTTGGGATGCTTGCGCACCTGCTCGATGAGGTCCTCCATGTGCCGGCGGGGCTCGCCGCCGTCCAGGGTGTAGTGCAGCTTCATGGCCTGGCCGCCGAGCTCTTCCTCCTGCTCCACGAGCACGACCTCATAGCCCTGGTCGGCGATGGCCATGGCCGACGTCATGCCGGAGAGACCGCCGCCTACGATCAGGGCCCGGCGCGCCACGTTGACCGTGACGGGCGGGGGCACGGGGTCTGCCCCCAGCAGCCGGGCATGGGCCTGGGCCAGGGCGGAGTAGACCTGCTTGTTGCGCGAGGCCGTGCGTTCGCCGTTGCCGCCCATCACCGGGGTGTAGATGTCCACCACGTCCATCAGCGCCGGGTTGAGGCCGATGGCCCGGCCCAGCTCCCGCAGCCTGGGCACGTAGGCGTAGGGCAGGCACGCGCCGATGAGGATGCGGTTGGCCCTGGTCTCCGCGGCCATGTCCTGGATCTGCTGCCAGCCCTTCTCGGTGCAGGCTCCGTCCACGCAGGCCACGGTGTGCACAGCGGGCAGGGAGCGCACCTTGCGCTCCACGTCCTCCACATCCACGTTCTGTTCCAGGGTGGGGCAGGAGCTGCACAGGGCCACCAGGGAGCGCGCCGGCTCGCGAGAGACGTCCGGGTACTCGGTTTCGGGCTGGGGCTCCAGGCCGGTGAGCGCGTCGTAGATCTTGATGAGCCGCGAGGCACCCTGGGCCGCCGCGCCGGACTGGATGACCGACTCGGCGATGTCCTTGGGCCTACCGAATGCCCCGGCCGCGAACACGCCGAGCCGGCTGGTGCGCTCGGGCGTGAACTCCGGGCTCTCGCAGAAGCCGTAGGCGTTCACGTCGATGTCGGCCACCTCGGCCAGCTTGGCCATGTTCTTGGGTGGCACCGCGCCCGTGGCCAGCACCACCATGTCGAACTCCTCCTCGATCCGCTCGCCG from Oceanidesulfovibrio marinus includes:
- a CDS encoding 4Fe-4S dicluster domain-containing protein; translation: MRQMTKHQALTITPLPQDSELCELQAMLSRCMQCGTCTASCPNAQAMDLTPRQLWRLVQLGQLDRIFESRTFWMCSSCYTCWLRCPRDVEPTRAMAALKRLAGEHDRASRRKSAFYRAFAGNIRRYGRVQETALMSSYLTSLASPRRALEFTPIGMKMLGKGKLHPPSRAFAGRLELLFRKVDEMEERT
- a CDS encoding FAD-dependent oxidoreductase — its product is MKKNYAALVVGAGIGGIRAALDLAVTGHRVALIDQRPHHGGILAQLDHQFPNDHCGMCKMLPLMARDSASQYCLRKGLFHDNIDLYLSTELTALDGEPGRFTAELVQRSTLVDPHKCVSCGQCSEVCPVRVPNEFNAGLTQRPAVYLPVPHNIPNRYVVDLDNCLRCWQCYEACPTGAIDFKFEERKDFHILIADPDPNTGEFLSDWLQAQNFPLHGVTTGAEAVDLLAEDDRFRLMLLDVDMKDMDAERILLRAKELRPDLTVVLMASEESKERANELLKLGAREVLAKPLEPRTLVPWMDKLYMRILSDKRIVLDVGAVVLAGGFECFDPRKFSDTLGYGVIPGVVTAVEFERILSKTGPSEGKLFRPGDGKPAKRIAWIQCVGSRDLKTGADYCSSICCMFSLKEAVLARKAIGDGAETTIFYMDLRTFGKNFESYKNKALQDGVRLVRSRPHTIIPSPETGNPVIGYIDDAGERIEEEFDMVVLATGAVPPKNMAKLAEVADIDVNAYGFCESPEFTPERTSRLGVFAAGAFGRPKDIAESVIQSGAAAQGASRLIKIYDALTGLEPQPETEYPDVSREPARSLVALCSSCPTLEQNVDVEDVERKVRSLPAVHTVACVDGACTEKGWQQIQDMAAETRANRILIGACLPYAYVPRLRELGRAIGLNPALMDVVDIYTPVMGGNGERTASRNKQVYSALAQAHARLLGADPVPPPVTVNVARRALIVGGGLSGMTSAMAIADQGYEVVLVEQEEELGGQAMKLHYTLDGGEPRRHMEDLIEQVRKHPKIKVLTDARVVFSRGTAGHFQSAVTSDEGTLVVDHGVTILATGGHESRVYEYGFRVHKSVLSQLELEEQLATGTLDVKGLNSVAMIQCWRSRDEDRNYCSRVCCGEALKNILALKRKNPDLDIYVFYRDIMSYGFREHYYTEARKAGAIFIPYTLAHKPEVGFEDDAPVITAKDPILGETIQIRPDRLVLSSGVEPNEVDDLLEIFGVAIDENGFYQEADSKWRPVDFLKQGIFMCGLGRAPASMSEAIVSAQAAAQRAIRILSAEKIARETVVATVRHSLCSLCQRCITACPYGARSVNLDLERIEVDEILCQGCGSCAAVCPNSATVLTGFHDGPVLSMIDAALEEPA